A section of the Gallus gallus isolate bGalGal1 chromosome 4, bGalGal1.mat.broiler.GRCg7b, whole genome shotgun sequence genome encodes:
- the USP46 gene encoding ubiquitin carboxyl-terminal hydrolase 46 isoform X2 produces the protein MTVRNIASICNMGTNASALEKDIGPEQFPINEHYFGLVNFGNTCYCNSVLQALYFCRPFRENVLSYKAQQKKKENLLTCLADLFHSIATQKKKVGVIPPKKFISRLRKENDLFDNYMQQDAHEFLNYLLNTIADILQEEKKQEKQNGKLKNGNMNEAEENNKQELTWVHEIFQGTLTNETRCLNCETVSSKDEDFLDLSVDVEQNTSITHCLRDFSNTETLCSEQKYYCETCCSKQEAQKRMRVKKLPMILALHLKRFKYMEQLHRYTKLSYRVVFPLELRLFNTSGDAVNLDRMYDLVAVVVHCGSGPNRGHYITIVKSHGFWLLFDDDIVEKIDAQAIEEFYGLTSDISKNSESGYILFYQSRE, from the exons ATGACTGTCAGAAACATCGCCTCCATCTGTAATATG GGCACCAATGCCTCTGCTCTGGAAAAAGACATTGGCCCAGAGCAGTTTCCCATCAATGAACACTACTTCGGATTGGTCAAT TTTGGGAACACCTGCTACTGTAACTCCGTGCTGCAGGCATTGTACTTTTGCCGGCCATTTCGGGAAAATGTGTTATCATACAAGGcccaacagaaaaagaaggaaaatctcTTGACTTGCCTGGCAGATCTTTTCCACAGTATTGCTACTCAGAAGAAGAAAGTCGGAGTTATTCCACCAAAGAAGTTCATATCAAGGTTACGAAAAGAGAATG ATCTCTTTGACAACTACATGCAGCAGGATGCACATGAGTTTTTAAATTACTTGCTGAATACAATCGCCGACATTttgcaggaggagaagaaacaggaaaagcaaaatgggAAACTGAAAAATGGCAACATGAACGAAGCTGAAGAGAACAATAAGCAAGAACTCACCTGGGTGCATGAGATTTTTCAGGGAACACTGACTAACGAAACTAGATGTTTGAACTGTGAAACC GTTAGTAGCAAAGATGAAGATTTTCTTGACCTTTCTGTTGATGTGGAGCAGAACACATCAATTACACACTGTCTAAG AGACTTCAGTAACACAGAGACATTATGTAGTGAGCAGAAATACTACTGTGAAACCTGCTGCAGTAAGCAAGAGGCACAGAAAAG GATGCGAGTAAAAAAGCTACCAATGATTCTTGCCTTACACCTCAAGAGATTCAAGTACATGGAGCAATTGCACAGGTATACTAAGCTGTCTTATCGTGTAGTATTTCCCCTGGAATTACGTCTCTTCAATACGTCTGGTGATGCTGTCAACTTAGACCGGATGTACGACTTAGTAGCTGTTGTTGTTCACTGTGGAAG TGGACCGAATCGTGGGCATTATATTACTATTGTGAAAAGTCATGGATTTTGGCTCTTGTTTGATGATGACATTGTAGAG aaaatagatGCTCAAGCTATTGAAGAATTTTATGGACTGACCTCTGATATATCAAAAAATTCAGAGTCTGGTTATATTTTATTCTACCAGTCAAGAGAGTGA
- the USP46 gene encoding ubiquitin carboxyl-terminal hydrolase 46 isoform X1, whose amino-acid sequence MWCPSMPCAGNATHTIQLPWRTEPASGGTNASALEKDIGPEQFPINEHYFGLVNFGNTCYCNSVLQALYFCRPFRENVLSYKAQQKKKENLLTCLADLFHSIATQKKKVGVIPPKKFISRLRKENDLFDNYMQQDAHEFLNYLLNTIADILQEEKKQEKQNGKLKNGNMNEAEENNKQELTWVHEIFQGTLTNETRCLNCETVSSKDEDFLDLSVDVEQNTSITHCLRDFSNTETLCSEQKYYCETCCSKQEAQKRMRVKKLPMILALHLKRFKYMEQLHRYTKLSYRVVFPLELRLFNTSGDAVNLDRMYDLVAVVVHCGSGPNRGHYITIVKSHGFWLLFDDDIVEKIDAQAIEEFYGLTSDISKNSESGYILFYQSRE is encoded by the exons ATGTGGTGCCCCAGCATGCCTTGTGCTGGCAATGCCACACATACCATTCAGCTGCCCTGGAGAACGGAGCCTGCCTCCGGG GGCACCAATGCCTCTGCTCTGGAAAAAGACATTGGCCCAGAGCAGTTTCCCATCAATGAACACTACTTCGGATTGGTCAAT TTTGGGAACACCTGCTACTGTAACTCCGTGCTGCAGGCATTGTACTTTTGCCGGCCATTTCGGGAAAATGTGTTATCATACAAGGcccaacagaaaaagaaggaaaatctcTTGACTTGCCTGGCAGATCTTTTCCACAGTATTGCTACTCAGAAGAAGAAAGTCGGAGTTATTCCACCAAAGAAGTTCATATCAAGGTTACGAAAAGAGAATG ATCTCTTTGACAACTACATGCAGCAGGATGCACATGAGTTTTTAAATTACTTGCTGAATACAATCGCCGACATTttgcaggaggagaagaaacaggaaaagcaaaatgggAAACTGAAAAATGGCAACATGAACGAAGCTGAAGAGAACAATAAGCAAGAACTCACCTGGGTGCATGAGATTTTTCAGGGAACACTGACTAACGAAACTAGATGTTTGAACTGTGAAACC GTTAGTAGCAAAGATGAAGATTTTCTTGACCTTTCTGTTGATGTGGAGCAGAACACATCAATTACACACTGTCTAAG AGACTTCAGTAACACAGAGACATTATGTAGTGAGCAGAAATACTACTGTGAAACCTGCTGCAGTAAGCAAGAGGCACAGAAAAG GATGCGAGTAAAAAAGCTACCAATGATTCTTGCCTTACACCTCAAGAGATTCAAGTACATGGAGCAATTGCACAGGTATACTAAGCTGTCTTATCGTGTAGTATTTCCCCTGGAATTACGTCTCTTCAATACGTCTGGTGATGCTGTCAACTTAGACCGGATGTACGACTTAGTAGCTGTTGTTGTTCACTGTGGAAG TGGACCGAATCGTGGGCATTATATTACTATTGTGAAAAGTCATGGATTTTGGCTCTTGTTTGATGATGACATTGTAGAG aaaatagatGCTCAAGCTATTGAAGAATTTTATGGACTGACCTCTGATATATCAAAAAATTCAGAGTCTGGTTATATTTTATTCTACCAGTCAAGAGAGTGA